A genomic segment from Drosophila miranda strain MSH22 chromosome 3, D.miranda_PacBio2.1, whole genome shotgun sequence encodes:
- the LOC108158561 gene encoding uncharacterized protein LOC108158561 isoform X1: MRRSISETEHSESDLSSGATTESNSSDYEQEDRHHSSRVHDSTTAKRDNVMLPRPWASSGGWNSTKFSPKCTYFDAFVLTSGVGVGIDVSVSVADRPATFGR, translated from the exons ATGCGACGCTCAATCAGCGAAACAGAACATTCCGAATCGGACCTGTCCTCCGGCGCCACAACGGAGAGCAATTCCAGCGATTACGAGCAGGAGGATAGACACCACAGCAGCAGGGTCCACGACTCCACCACCGCCAAGCGAGACAATGTCATGCTGCCCAG GCCCTGGGCGTCGAGTGGCGGTTGGAATTCAACTAAATTTTCACCGAAATGCACGTATTTCGATGCATTTGTTTTAACAAGCGGCGTCGGCGTTGGCATCGACGTCAGTGTCAGCGTCGCCGACAGACCGGCGACTTTTGGGCGTTAA
- the LOC108158559 gene encoding cyclin-dependent kinase 6 isoform X2 — MATGAILASFYNSVGLRLFEVCQFLERDGQLMILLVFEHLEQDLSDLIDRLPKSGMSPITIQRLSRELLTGVDFLHSHRIIHRDLKPQNLLVSAQGHLKIADFGLAKTYNSEMKLTSVVVTLWYRAPEVLLIQPYNSSVDLWSAACIIFEMFNRKALFPGTSEKNQLDRIFELTGRPTDQQWPKTISVAREHFPHRLPKRPRDFCPNLCEFSDDLLNQMLSYDINMRPSALVCLEHDYFTQEPL, encoded by the exons ATGGCCACTGGCGCAATACTAGCGTCATTTTATAACAGCGTCGGTCTAAG ACTGTTCGAAGTATGCCAGTTTCTGGAGCGCGACGGACAACTAATGATTCTCCTGGTCTTTGAGCACCTGGAGCAGGATTTGTCTGACCTCATCGATCGCCTGCCCAAATCGGGCATGTCccccatcacaatccag CGTCTGTCGCGGGAGCTCCTGACCGGCGTGGACTTTCTGCACTCGCATCGCATCATCCACCGCGATCTGAAACCGCAGAATCTGCTAGTTTCCGCTCAGGGCCATCTGAAGATCGCCGATTTTGGTCTGGCCAAAACGTACAACTCCGAAATGAAGCTGACATCAGTGGTTGTTACGCTGTGGTATCGCGCTCCCGAGGTACTTCTTATCCAGCCCTACAACAGTTCCGTGGATCTCTGGAGTGCCGCCTGCATAATCTTTGAGATGTTCAACCGGAAGGCTCTGTTCCCGGGCACATCAGAGAAGAACCAGCTGGATCGTATATTCGA ACTGACGGGCCGACCCACAGATCAGCAATGGCCCAAAACCATCTCTGTGGCACGGGAGCATTTCCCTCACCGCCTTCCCAAGCGGCCACGTGACTTTTGTCCCAACCTGTGCGAGTTTTCCGATGACCTGTTGAAT CAAATGCTGTCGTACGACATAAACATGCGCCCCTCGGCCCTGGTTTGCCTAGAGCACGATTACTTCACGCAGGAGCCGCTTTGA
- the LOC108158561 gene encoding uncharacterized protein LOC108158561 isoform X2, whose translation MRRSISETEHSESDLSSGATTESNSSDYEQEDRHHSSRVHDSTTAKRDNVMLPRSFIFM comes from the exons ATGCGACGCTCAATCAGCGAAACAGAACATTCCGAATCGGACCTGTCCTCCGGCGCCACAACGGAGAGCAATTCCAGCGATTACGAGCAGGAGGATAGACACCACAGCAGCAGGGTCCACGACTCCACCACCGCCAAGCGAGACAATGTCATGCTGCCCAG GTCCTTTATCTTTATGTAA
- the LOC108158558 gene encoding dolichol kinase isoform X2, whose protein sequence is MWLLILCVLVTAVPRLRGPIPFYLLLGLLVVAVTCAPVTTPLPIVALLQFIFRDPKRLQIIGFYLVLVLLTGATVTWQLRHTVQANTRVRKIFHLLIVLVFVPGVLFQCTLLYLATGIALAAFVVLELMRLLEIPPFSDRLTDAFHSFRDEKDAGVLALTPFCLLIGCSMPLWLTPCPCSGKDTLILLSGILAVGVGDTAASVVGSKMGRNMWGNTSRSLEGTIAFVMSILLSVWLLEATGLLAMTQAKWFATIFAAINSALVEAFTDQVDNLVLPLVFYILVGLA, encoded by the exons ATGTGGCTGCTCATTCTCTGCGTGCTGGTGACCGCAGTTCCACGACTGCGTGGGCCTATTCCTTTCTACCTGTTGCTGGGCCTCCTCGTAGTGGCAGTCACCTGTGCCCCCGTCACCACTCCTCTGCCTATTGTGGCTCTGCTCCAGTTCATCTTCAGGGACCCTAAGCGACTGCAAATCATAGGCTTCTACCTGGTGCTCGTTCTATTGACCGGAGCCACCGTCACCTGGCAACTGCGGCACACCGTTCAAGCGAACACCCGAGTCCGTAAGATATTCCACCTGTTGATAGTGCTTGTCTTCGTTCCAGGAGTGCTCTTTCAGTGCACTCTACTGTACTTAGCCACGGGCATAGCGCTGGCGGCATTTGTGGTCCTGGAGCTGATGCGACTGCTAGAGATTCCTCCATTTTCGGACAGGCTGACCGACGCTTTCCACTCGTTCCGGGATGAAAAGGACGCTGGGGTTCTGGCGCTGACCCCGTTCTGCCTGCTTATTGGATGCTCCATGCCCCTATGGCTGACTCCTTGCCCCTGCTCCGGAAAAGATACTTTGATCCTGCTATCGGGCATCCTGGCAGTGGGCGTGGGCGACACCGCGGCCAGTGTGGTCGGCTCCAAGATGGGACGCAACATGTGGGGAA ATACCTCACGTTCCCTGGAAGGCACTATCGCCTTCGTGATGTCCATCCTTCTGTCCGTCTGGTTGCTGGAGGCGACCGGTCTGCTGGCCATGACACAGGCCAAGTGGTTTGCAACCATTTTCGCAGCCATCAACTCAGCCCTGGTGGAGGCCTTCACCGACCAGGTGGACAATCTGGTGCTGCCCCTAGTCTTTTATATACTCGTTGGCCTGGCCTGA
- the LOC108158558 gene encoding dolichol kinase isoform X1, which yields MRRSISETEHSESDLSSGATTESNSSDYEQEDRHHSSRVHDSTTAKRDNVMLPRPWASSGGWMCFLMPLALASRFLNAPPCKEQVHLHLMLTVTAAGMCVETLCFFVYFFADTSILAKCIISLLPGTFTALGFGLCLGTSWLFAVVAGFLMIAGYQHFYVCMMRGFSRCFTYGEASILFQGLMLFVISATYRLYELCSADADAKTFSDFDRLNLIMLNALMWLLILCVLVTAVPRLRGPIPFYLLLGLLVVAVTCAPVTTPLPIVALLQFIFRDPKRLQIIGFYLVLVLLTGATVTWQLRHTVQANTRVRKIFHLLIVLVFVPGVLFQCTLLYLATGIALAAFVVLELMRLLEIPPFSDRLTDAFHSFRDEKDAGVLALTPFCLLIGCSMPLWLTPCPCSGKDTLILLSGILAVGVGDTAASVVGSKMGRNMWGNTSRSLEGTIAFVMSILLSVWLLEATGLLAMTQAKWFATIFAAINSALVEAFTDQVDNLVLPLVFYILVGLA from the exons ATGCGACGCTCAATCAGCGAAACAGAACATTCCGAATCGGACCTGTCCTCCGGCGCCACAACGGAGAGCAATTCCAGCGATTACGAGCAGGAGGATAGACACCACAGCAGCAGGGTCCACGACTCCACCACCGCCAAGCGAGACAATGTCATGCTGCCCAG GCCCTGGGCGTCGAGTGGCGGTTGGATGTGCTTTCTGATGCCGCTGGCCTTGGCCTCGCGCTTTCTAAACGCTCCGCCCTGCAAGGAGCAGGTCCATCTCCATCTGATGTTGACGGTGACAGCCGCTGGCATGTGCGTGGAGACACTCTGCTTCTTCGTGTACTTCTTTGCGGACACGAGCATACTGGCCAAATGCATCATCAGCCTACTGCCGGGAACATTCACCGCACTTGGTTTCGGCCTCTGCCTGGGCACCTCCTGGTTGTTTGCTGTGGTCGCGGGGTTCCTGATGATAGCTGGCTACCAGCACTTTTACGTCTGCATGATGCGTGGCTTCTCACGGTGCTTCACCTACGGCGAGGCCTCCATTCTATTCCAAGGTCTTATGCTGTTCGTGATAAGCGCCACTTACCGGCTCTACGAACTGTGCTCCGCGGACGCGGATGCCAAGACCTTTAGTGATTTTGACCGACTTAATCTTATAATGCTG AATGCTTTGATGTGGCTGCTCATTCTCTGCGTGCTGGTGACCGCAGTTCCACGACTGCGTGGGCCTATTCCTTTCTACCTGTTGCTGGGCCTCCTCGTAGTGGCAGTCACCTGTGCCCCCGTCACCACTCCTCTGCCTATTGTGGCTCTGCTCCAGTTCATCTTCAGGGACCCTAAGCGACTGCAAATCATAGGCTTCTACCTGGTGCTCGTTCTATTGACCGGAGCCACCGTCACCTGGCAACTGCGGCACACCGTTCAAGCGAACACCCGAGTCCGTAAGATATTCCACCTGTTGATAGTGCTTGTCTTCGTTCCAGGAGTGCTCTTTCAGTGCACTCTACTGTACTTAGCCACGGGCATAGCGCTGGCGGCATTTGTGGTCCTGGAGCTGATGCGACTGCTAGAGATTCCTCCATTTTCGGACAGGCTGACCGACGCTTTCCACTCGTTCCGGGATGAAAAGGACGCTGGGGTTCTGGCGCTGACCCCGTTCTGCCTGCTTATTGGATGCTCCATGCCCCTATGGCTGACTCCTTGCCCCTGCTCCGGAAAAGATACTTTGATCCTGCTATCGGGCATCCTGGCAGTGGGCGTGGGCGACACCGCGGCCAGTGTGGTCGGCTCCAAGATGGGACGCAACATGTGGGGAA ATACCTCACGTTCCCTGGAAGGCACTATCGCCTTCGTGATGTCCATCCTTCTGTCCGTCTGGTTGCTGGAGGCGACCGGTCTGCTGGCCATGACACAGGCCAAGTGGTTTGCAACCATTTTCGCAGCCATCAACTCAGCCCTGGTGGAGGCCTTCACCGACCAGGTGGACAATCTGGTGCTGCCCCTAGTCTTTTATATACTCGTTGGCCTGGCCTGA